One genomic segment of Leptolyngbya sp. CCY15150 includes these proteins:
- a CDS encoding ATP-binding protein, with amino-acid sequence MEATLRILVIDDDEVDRMTVRRSLIKAGFRLQVVEVENCTEAIVTLQESPFDCVFLDYRLPDQDGLLLVQQVRQIGIRVPLVVLTGQGDEEIAVDLMKAGATDYLVKSRISSDSLARVLRNAMRVYQAEMEAALANQRLRESNELLIHKNQELEIQRQQIQIQNIKLVEASRLKSQFLATMSHELRTPLNAIIGFSQLLLRPGKRTLLPQQQDMIQRILNNGQQLLALLNEILDFSRVEAGRLDLRPDTIVLSDVVNATVNEMRSLADEKQLELAVQINLRRPRAFNDPNRLRQVLINLLANAIKFTDAGRVSVSVSDPSDNMVQIVVQDTGIGIAPEDFDHIFEAFRQVDQSRSRKHPGTGLGLAITDSLVRMMQGSIQVDSTLGQGSTFIVQLPRAVPLPEEATASLLPLR; translated from the coding sequence ATGGAAGCAACCCTCAGAATTTTAGTCATAGACGACGATGAAGTCGATCGTATGACCGTGCGGCGATCGCTCATTAAGGCTGGCTTTCGCTTGCAAGTAGTCGAGGTCGAAAATTGCACGGAGGCGATCGTCACGCTGCAAGAGTCGCCCTTTGATTGTGTATTTCTCGACTATCGCCTACCTGACCAAGATGGACTGCTGCTGGTGCAACAGGTTCGCCAAATCGGGATTCGGGTGCCGCTTGTGGTGCTCACGGGGCAGGGGGACGAAGAAATTGCGGTGGATTTGATGAAGGCCGGCGCTACAGACTACCTCGTTAAATCGAGAATTTCATCCGATAGTTTAGCGAGAGTACTGCGGAATGCCATGCGAGTTTATCAGGCAGAGATGGAGGCAGCCCTGGCTAACCAGCGACTGCGGGAAAGCAATGAGCTGCTCATTCATAAAAACCAAGAGTTGGAAATTCAGCGGCAGCAAATTCAAATTCAAAATATCAAACTGGTGGAAGCATCACGGCTGAAGTCTCAATTCTTAGCTACCATGTCCCATGAGCTACGCACCCCGTTGAATGCAATTATTGGCTTTTCCCAACTCCTGCTCCGACCGGGAAAACGTACCTTGCTACCGCAGCAGCAGGATATGATCCAGCGGATTCTCAATAACGGACAGCAGCTTTTAGCGCTGCTCAATGAGATCTTAGATTTCTCCAGGGTGGAAGCGGGGCGGCTAGACCTGCGTCCTGATACGATTGTACTGTCGGACGTGGTGAATGCTACGGTCAACGAGATGCGATCGCTGGCCGATGAAAAACAGCTTGAGCTTGCCGTACAGATTAATCTTCGGCGGCCGCGGGCCTTTAATGATCCAAACCGGTTGCGGCAGGTGTTGATTAATCTCCTCGCCAACGCCATTAAGTTCACCGATGCGGGCAGGGTCTCGGTATCCGTTTCTGATCCATCGGACAACATGGTGCAGATCGTTGTTCAAGACACGGGCATCGGCATTGCGCCAGAAGATTTTGATCATATTTTTGAAGCCTTTCGCCAAGTTGATCAAAGCCGGAGCCGCAAGCATCCTGGCACTGGGTTGGGGCTAGCCATCACCGACTCCTTGGTGAGAATGATGCAGGGCAGCATTCAGGTAGACAGTACTCTCGGGCAAGGATCGACGTTTATTGTGCAGTTGCCTAGGGCCGTGCCATTACCTGAAGAGGCCACGGCGTCGCTGCTGCCATTACGCTAG
- a CDS encoding response regulator, whose product MQERVIHILLVEDDEVDVMNVRRAFQKSNITNPVYIASNGLEALDMLRGVNGQPSVVPGDRRLILLDLNMPKMGGIEFLQELRADPDLKLTPVVVLTTSNQDQDRVEAYNLNISGYLLKPVTFTTFAELMTTLNKYWALCEMP is encoded by the coding sequence ATGCAAGAACGTGTCATTCATATTCTGCTGGTAGAAGATGATGAAGTCGATGTTATGAACGTCCGTCGTGCGTTTCAAAAAAGCAATATCACGAATCCGGTTTATATTGCGAGTAATGGATTAGAAGCCCTAGATATGTTGCGGGGCGTCAATGGTCAACCATCTGTTGTGCCAGGCGATCGCCGTTTAATTTTGCTAGATTTAAATATGCCAAAAATGGGCGGCATTGAATTTCTCCAAGAACTTCGAGCCGACCCTGACCTCAAGCTAACGCCCGTTGTGGTGTTGACCACATCCAACCAAGACCAAGACCGAGTCGAGGCCTATAACCTAAATATTTCTGGTTATTTGCTTAAGCCGGTTACCTTTACAACCTTTGCAGAACTCATGACGACCCTCAACAAATATTGGGCGTTGTGTGAAATGCCGTAG
- a CDS encoding TIGR00300 family protein, which translates to MSASIRFLMCSPHHYDVDYVINPWMEGNIHKSSRDRALEQWQGLYQIIADHATVDLIKPQPGWPDLVFTANAGLVLGDTVVLSRFFHPERQGEEPHFKTWFEEQGFTVHELPKDLPFEGAGDALFDREGRYLWAGYGFRSELDSHPYLAEWLDVEVLSLRLMDERFYHLDTCFCPLTDGYLLYYPPAFDSYSNRLIELRVPPEKRIIVDEPDAINFACNAVNINRIVIMNRASDSLKQQLAHVGFQVLETPLDEFLKAGGAAKCLTLRVTEPVLTEKFATVAYESRTIKLEGHLLDSGLINRALDVITDGGGSFQVLNFELGVQRQSTSRAEVRVSAPSHSIMEEILSQLIDLGAIANPREDQDVDTEVVVKDGVGPDDFYVTTIYPTEVRVNGDWIRLQGQRMDGAIVIGDTAEGAIARCCLLRDLKEGDRVVVGVDGIRTVRKADARDQRSSQEFSFMGAGVSSERRVELVVEQIAWELQKIRSQNGKVVVTAGPVVIHTGGGVHLSRLIREGYVQALLGGNAIAVHDIEQSLMGTSLGMDMQRGISVRGGHRHHLKAINIIRRAGSIAAAVEQGILTSGIFYDCVRHNVDFSLAGSIRDDGPLPDTHMDLIAAQADYARLITGADMILMLSTMLHSIGVGNMTPAGVKMVCVDINPAVVTKLSDRGSVESVGVVTDVGLFLSLLVQQLDKLNVPQAVR; encoded by the coding sequence ATGAGTGCTTCGATTCGCTTCCTCATGTGTTCTCCCCATCATTATGATGTGGACTACGTGATTAATCCTTGGATGGAGGGAAACATCCATAAGTCCTCGCGCGACCGAGCGCTTGAGCAATGGCAAGGACTTTATCAAATTATTGCAGACCATGCCACCGTTGACCTGATCAAACCCCAACCGGGCTGGCCTGACTTGGTGTTTACAGCCAATGCCGGCCTCGTCCTCGGTGATACGGTGGTGTTGAGCCGCTTCTTCCACCCCGAGCGCCAAGGAGAAGAACCCCACTTCAAAACCTGGTTTGAAGAGCAGGGCTTTACGGTGCATGAATTGCCCAAAGACCTGCCCTTTGAGGGAGCTGGCGATGCTTTGTTTGATCGCGAAGGGCGCTACCTCTGGGCTGGCTATGGCTTCCGCTCCGAACTCGATTCCCATCCCTACCTGGCTGAATGGTTGGACGTGGAAGTGCTGTCTCTGCGGTTGATGGATGAGCGGTTCTACCATCTAGATACCTGCTTTTGCCCCCTCACCGACGGCTATCTGCTCTACTATCCTCCCGCCTTTGATTCCTACTCCAATCGCTTGATTGAACTGCGGGTGCCGCCGGAGAAGCGGATTATTGTTGACGAACCGGATGCGATTAACTTTGCCTGCAATGCCGTCAATATCAATCGCATTGTGATTATGAATCGGGCTAGCGATTCCCTCAAGCAACAGCTTGCCCATGTTGGCTTCCAGGTTCTAGAAACGCCCCTCGATGAATTCCTCAAAGCAGGCGGGGCCGCCAAATGTCTAACGCTGCGGGTGACGGAGCCAGTACTCACCGAAAAGTTTGCCACCGTGGCCTACGAAAGCCGCACCATCAAGCTAGAGGGACATTTACTAGACTCTGGCTTAATTAACCGTGCCCTGGATGTGATCACCGATGGCGGCGGCAGTTTCCAAGTGCTCAACTTTGAGCTAGGTGTGCAGCGGCAGAGTACGTCGCGGGCTGAGGTGCGGGTTTCGGCTCCTAGCCACAGCATCATGGAAGAAATTCTGTCCCAGTTGATCGACCTAGGGGCGATCGCTAACCCCCGGGAAGATCAAGATGTGGATACCGAAGTGGTCGTCAAAGACGGCGTTGGCCCCGATGACTTCTACGTCACCACCATCTATCCCACCGAGGTGCGGGTAAACGGCGACTGGATCCGCCTACAGGGGCAGCGCATGGATGGGGCGATCGTGATTGGCGACACTGCTGAAGGGGCGATCGCTCGCTGCTGTTTGCTACGGGATCTCAAAGAGGGCGATCGCGTGGTGGTTGGCGTAGACGGCATTCGCACGGTGCGCAAAGCCGATGCCCGCGACCAGCGCAGCAGCCAAGAGTTTAGCTTCATGGGCGCAGGAGTTTCCAGCGAACGCCGCGTGGAGCTAGTGGTCGAACAAATTGCCTGGGAACTCCAGAAAATTCGTTCCCAAAACGGCAAAGTTGTGGTCACCGCTGGCCCTGTGGTGATCCACACCGGCGGCGGCGTTCACCTATCCCGTCTGATCCGCGAAGGCTATGTGCAGGCGCTGCTGGGCGGGAATGCGATCGCTGTCCACGACATCGAACAATCCTTGATGGGAACGTCCCTGGGCATGGATATGCAGCGGGGTATTTCCGTACGCGGTGGCCATCGCCATCACCTGAAAGCCATCAACATCATCCGTCGAGCTGGCAGCATTGCTGCCGCCGTGGAGCAAGGCATCTTGACCTCAGGCATTTTCTACGACTGTGTGCGCCACAACGTAGACTTTTCCCTGGCGGGCTCCATCCGTGATGACGGCCCTCTGCCCGATACCCACATGGATCTGATTGCGGCCCAGGCTGACTACGCTCGCCTGATCACCGGCGCTGACATGATCCTGATGCTATCCACCATGCTGCATTCCATCGGCGTCGGCAACATGACCCCCGCTGGCGTGAAGATGGTCTGTGTGGACATTAACCCGGCTGTGGTCACCAAGTTGAGCGATCGCGGCTCGGTGGAATCCGTAGGCGTGGTCACCGATGTGGGTCTCTTCCTCAGTCTCTTGGTGCAGCAGCTCGATAAGCTCAACGTGCCTCAAGCTGTGCGGTAG
- a CDS encoding HAD family hydrolase produces MVTIRCKDVVFPSIQAIFFDKDGTLADSASFLRELAQRRSRLIDAQIPGVQEPMLMAFGVEGDRLDPSGLMALGTRYDNEIAAAAYVAETGRGWIESLTLVQASFREADQTLPRKADHTPPFAGMEPLLQRLQQSGVTLGVLSADSPALVDDFLKRYDLEEYMAIALGSTEQLRKPQAEFYHSACEHLGVDPAATLVVGDSQSDILMAKYGGAAGCIGVTWGGASPFQLASATVCIDHGDQIDVLAT; encoded by the coding sequence GTGGTTACTATTCGCTGCAAAGACGTGGTATTTCCGTCTATCCAAGCTATTTTCTTTGATAAAGACGGCACCTTAGCCGACTCCGCTAGCTTTTTGCGAGAGCTGGCCCAGCGGCGATCGCGTCTGATTGATGCCCAAATTCCGGGCGTGCAGGAACCGATGTTGATGGCGTTTGGTGTGGAGGGCGATCGCTTAGATCCCAGCGGACTGATGGCCCTAGGCACACGCTACGACAATGAAATTGCGGCGGCGGCCTACGTTGCCGAAACAGGACGGGGGTGGATCGAATCCCTCACCCTGGTGCAGGCTAGCTTTCGAGAAGCCGACCAAACCCTACCCCGCAAAGCCGACCATACGCCCCCCTTTGCCGGCATGGAGCCCCTGCTCCAGCGTCTACAGCAGTCTGGCGTGACCCTCGGCGTCCTCTCCGCCGACAGCCCTGCCTTGGTAGACGATTTCCTAAAACGCTACGACCTAGAGGAGTACATGGCGATCGCCCTTGGTAGCACCGAGCAACTCCGTAAGCCTCAAGCGGAGTTTTACCATAGCGCCTGTGAACACCTCGGCGTTGATCCAGCCGCAACCCTGGTGGTGGGCGACTCCCAATCCGATATCCTCATGGCCAAGTATGGAGGAGCTGCGGGCTGTATTGGCGTGACCTGGGGCGGGGCGAGTCCGTTCCAGTTGGCTAGCGCCACGGTATGCATTGACCATGGCGATCAGATCGACGTGCTGGCCACCTAG
- a CDS encoding alpha/beta fold hydrolase yields MTITISPTLAFPNLTWQWRDHTICYTVMGSGQPLVLIHGFGASIGHWRKNIPVLADAGYQVFAIDLLGFGKSAKPDLAYSLDLWHDLLSDFWTEHIQRPAVWVGNSIGGLLAMMMLAQRPQTAAGGVLLNCAGGLNHRPDELNLPLRMVMGTFTKLVSSPALGPLLFNQVRRRSRIRGTLKQVYCDPTAVTDDLIDILYEPSCDPGAQKVFASILTAPAGPRPSDLLPQIQQPLLVLWGEADPWTPIAGSKLYQDLAAQRETGATPSVTFQAIAKTGHCPHDERPEEVNSAILDWLTALAWA; encoded by the coding sequence GTGACAATCACCATTTCGCCAACCCTAGCTTTTCCTAACCTTACCTGGCAGTGGCGCGACCATACCATCTGCTATACCGTCATGGGCAGTGGTCAACCCCTCGTGCTCATCCATGGCTTTGGTGCTTCCATTGGTCACTGGCGGAAGAATATTCCCGTCTTGGCCGACGCTGGCTATCAGGTCTTCGCCATCGATCTGCTGGGATTCGGTAAGTCCGCAAAGCCCGACCTTGCCTATAGCCTAGATCTTTGGCATGACCTCCTAAGCGACTTTTGGACAGAGCACATCCAACGGCCGGCAGTGTGGGTGGGAAATTCCATCGGCGGACTGCTGGCAATGATGATGTTGGCACAGCGGCCCCAGACGGCGGCGGGTGGTGTCTTACTCAACTGTGCTGGGGGTCTCAATCATCGCCCGGACGAACTGAATCTACCGCTACGGATGGTGATGGGGACATTCACAAAACTGGTGAGTTCTCCCGCTCTCGGGCCCCTGTTGTTCAACCAAGTCCGGCGGCGATCGCGTATTCGCGGCACCCTCAAGCAAGTCTACTGCGACCCCACAGCGGTGACCGATGACCTGATTGATATCCTCTACGAACCCTCCTGCGACCCCGGTGCCCAGAAAGTATTCGCCTCTATTTTGACTGCCCCCGCCGGCCCCCGCCCCAGCGACCTGCTGCCCCAGATTCAGCAACCCCTCCTGGTTCTTTGGGGGGAAGCCGATCCCTGGACGCCCATTGCAGGATCCAAACTTTACCAAGACCTCGCTGCTCAGCGTGAGACTGGAGCTACTCCTTCAGTGACTTTTCAAGCGATCGCCAAGACGGGACACTGCCCCCATGATGAACGCCCAGAGGAGGTCAACAGCGCGATTCTAGACTGGCTCACGGCCTTAGCTTGGGCGTAG